The Silene latifolia isolate original U9 population chromosome X, ASM4854445v1, whole genome shotgun sequence genome contains the following window.
atgactccggcatcatctagtttgttcctaaagacccaccttgttccaatgactgaacgatcttttggtctaggaactaaatgccaaaccttgtttctttcgaactgttgttgctcttcttgcatagctataatccaatcagattcagcaagagcttcattgatatttttTGGTTctatcatggatagaaaagagtagaaagagcagaagttattcaaggaccgccttgtttgaacaccctccttaatattccctagaatattgtccatggggtgtgagctcttgtatttccactttgttgaagtgcttggttcatcatcgttatttgagcttgtcccaacttcatttggaccggaattagaggaagttccccttgaatccaatccgggtgttgtattatAACTatttataacctcggactctgcaccttgatttggattcaatgttatagtaacatcccctataacattggtttgggagtccttattttgagtcaatgttatagtatcatcaactataactttgcttTTATCCTTTtcatcttttgaggaacgatcaagttcatcattcattccctcaatctcattatcctctaattctatttccgggggatcgtctcttgagagacggaagtcaggttcatccaagtcttcttcctcatcctgtacagGCTTATCAAACACACTATCCTCATTAAAGATGatatggacactttcttcaatacaaagagttcttttattgaagactttgtaagccttgctatgatctgaatatcctatgaaaatcgcctcatcactcctagggtcgaacttacttaaccggtttttaccgttattgtgaacaaaacatttactcccaaaacaacgaagatgaaaGATATTAGGTtgtcgacctctaaggagttagtagggggttttcttaagaataggttggatcatagcacgattatggatgtagcaagaagtacttatagcttcagcccaaaagttacgaggtaaaccactacacgaaagcattgtacgtgccatatcttctaaagttctattcatacgttcaacaacaccgttttgttgaggagttcttggtgcagaaaaattaTGCCCTACAACATTAACTttacaatattctatgaaagcttgattgtcaaactcggtgccatgatccgtacgaatagatacaagattagtcttatacttGTTTtaaacacgtttcataagacaatcaaattcatcaaaagtttcgtcttttgaatgaagaaagataggccatacataccttgagtaatcgtctacaagaacaaagacgtacctggatcctcctctactgcttaccttcattggtccacataaatccatgtgtactaattccaaggcttgatttgtgcttactactcttttcggtttgaacgatgatcttacttgtttgcaccttgcacacgtgtcacacatcctttcttgatcgaacttgatcttaggtaacccttcaaccaagtcccacttcttgagtttgttcaaggttagtgagctaatgtgaccaaatcgtttatgccatagacaaggatcatcgagtgtaactttcatacatgaaaaagagttagtaggcacagcatttaaatctaccatataaacatttcttttcctgtggccttcaagaataacattgctagttccttcaataataatgcgacaactatcagtatgaaaaactactttgttacctttgtcgcacagttgagatatgcttagcaagttatgttttagaccatcaacgagataaacgtcactgatcgcgtgagacttagaaattccgattttgccaacgccaattatcttaccctttttgttgtccccgaacgtcacttttcctccgttgaagggcttgagtgaaaaaAACaggttcttatctccggtcatgtgtcttgaacatccactgtcaagataccattggttgttttctttcactacttcctgcagaaaggattagatacaatttttaggtacccaagctaagttgggtcccttataaTTAGTTaatctatatactaaatcctttcatATCCACacttgtctaataaccgtttttctaacccttggtttattttgcttgggaggagttcttggGTTAGGGTCTTTTcttggtctaggaatttctctggGTCTTTCATGACtgtttcccttgtgaataggtttactaggttgagatcgacaagggttttgtgaggtgctaggtttcttgctgtagtcgaaggccatgtcatagaaccaactaaatttattgttcctttcttcgttaggttctttAATGGGGGTTTCATCATTCTCATCAACCGTGTCAATAGTTTTggcatggtcggcattttttcgtatatcatgagccattttgacacaattgatttggatgtgacccgtatgaccacagtaattgcaaatcaagtattcaggaagatcaggatacttcctttttctaaaatcaaaatccgaaggtgttgatttgcatttagagtgatctctacggctgtagcactcatgtcccaaccccatcttcatattattgtcagattgttcggttaggaagtttaggacttttgtgctaccttcccacttatcatggacctttctagcgtgtagaagtaggtcttttagggtgttaatttcctcttgacatttcgtgtgatctacatcattatcctttttaaagttatcatgaaagtcttggaatcgtttgttaagaaggaataaaacatcggaatgttgtttcttaacattgatcatatcggccttagattcctttaattgctttgaaagagaatctatctctttattttggtctaagatcactgcttcatcagacgtgaccttagtttccaaaagttctttggcttttctaagttctaaagttatagcttcattagctataactttggcttgaaggtgcttgatgttaagctttaggtcggaagttatagcttcattagctataactttggactctaattccttcttttcagccatagtagaatctaatgttgtttgtttctcagctataaccttatatttcaacttcttagctttggccttcagagtatgattctcttccgcgatttcgagaatctgttcctttagatatttcaattccaaatcttgttcgtgacacttatcaagagattgttcaaagaatttaattaaagcacttttggacaatttcttaacgctttttttaagctcaagataacttacctcttcatcgtcatcttcgtctaaTTATCCGataaagcaatagtttgagtaagaatttgtgctttcatcgtcgctgtcggagatcaggtcaagactaacactgctgagacaaaggttggccacttcgtcgtcttcacattcctcgtcatcttctgagtcaaggtctccccaacacgacgccatcataacttgtttgaattctctctttgtcttctcacgttttgtcttgtcctttatcttctcccatattggacaatccttgatcatatgaccagattctccgcacttgaagcaacctctatttgcgaaagatgactttgattctgtaacctttttgttggatgacttgttgttgttgttgttgtaggacggttttgtttgtttgtttcgaaatattttatttttgaaacggcgtgcaaacagaaccctttcatcctctagttcatagtcaacttcttcgctctttaaggccatactcttactacggcttggttcagcgtcatccttgttaagagtaatttcatgggccataagaGCACCGACGAGTTCtggataggataggttttcaaaaTCTCGTGATTCCTacattgcagtgactttagcacgccacttcttggtcaggctcctaagaacctttctagcaatgtcctcagtactgaatttcctacttaggtttttcagttcgtttatgaagcttgaaaaccttgcggacatactatctaaggactcattaggctccataatgaatagctcatatttttgcataagcaaatctattcggtgcttcctaacaatggaagtaccttcataagctagttcaagcccatcccatatctccttggccgtagagcatgaagaaaaccgatcaaactctgtggaagtcattccgttttgcaggagacttattgctttggagttcttttcggccttcttgtagccggcctcgacatagtcctcttctttcttttcaaaggtagtgccttcctcggatgacacaagaattttgtgcggcccgttttggataatcctccaacattcccaatcgtgacctttcacatagtgagtcatcatgtttttccacaatccataattcttcccatcaaagacgggacacttgagatatttggaatccatttatcacgtgataggcagcggaatataaaacgattagataaatgaaaaacaagatagatcagcctccttgcggttaggcaatcaagagcgcgaggctctgataccaattgaagagtctattgatccaaaatacttaaagaggggggggggggggtgaattgaggattttaaaacttttgaaagctttttcgactgtatgaatgtaattgattatttaaagtttattgattaaactttaactaatcaactaatgaaagtaaacgaaatatacaaacaaacgaaagaacaaggagacacatggtttttgaagtggttcagtttcacaagtcgaaacctacgtccactattctcgattaataaatttagtacctttcttcggattacaaatttactaacccaactcgtgcaactaactctagctgtaactcaatgagtaccgttaaatactcgagtgactaacttacgctaataagaaagcactaatgattcttctaatagttcacgttaatgaacaagtaagaaatcaattatagcactattatcttataacgataacaataagaacaagtatgcgagcttTAAAATACaagacctttcaaaaataacataacGGTTTTTCAACTTGAAAACATACGATTTTGCTTTgtgaaaaataagaacaatttttatgcttaaggtctctcttttaaatgttgttaatagcaaagtatttataggaagaaaAGAGTAGGCAACTCggttttgcacaaaccctaatagccgaaataataagatatgtaaacaaatcatatcttctattatctctTTTCTAAAAgctttaaaagataataaagaatattccaagagatagaatataatctattcaaatattatctttactataaattccaagatatgataagattttctaaaacaagaatatcttttatcataaacaaatatattaagtaagatatataagatatgtaaagatattattataaaataaaatctttaccaaatataccctaggtaatacgagatgtcacggctcaaatgcctcgtgactcgtgcaaaccctagtcttaacatataggttagaatttaggttttaagagaggctatgttgaaaccctaattagtagcatggtccaactcataagttggtccaaaataactactagtcaacgtccaacataaaaccaaactccgcactaaaccgggctttattatataaacactttaatcaaaacatttaaaataaactttaaacaattttcaaaacaatttttgaaacaatataagtcgtgtataaaaactcagcatctcaatgttatagtaggagagctataacattgagctcttttactagtaatgttatagctgcaaagctataactttaccaattcaagaaactcattcttggttatcattacgagataatcacctatactatgctaatcttcaaggagatcttcgagtgtaggctatgtcatcatccaagcttgattaatctttagacggacttcgtcttcatataaatcttgaatgaatctttatatcgtttgatcttgaatagaggcttgaacTTTTCATACGatcatcacaatcttctttgttgctcgtttgtaataagttgattctaaaacactttgacaaacgattacacgcaacaagtatataaaatataaaacaccttgacatcatcaaaacataaacatataagctatatggttcaacaaatataattaattacttaaagtttattgattaaactttaactaattaactaatgatcaagtaagaacaaagtaaacaaacgaacaaaagagaaggagacacacggtttttgaagtggttcagtttcacaaatcgaaacctacgtccactattctccattaataaatttagtatctttctacggattacaaatttactaacccaactcgtacaactaactctagctgtaactcaatgagtaccgttaaatactcgagtgactaacttacgctaataagaaagcactaatgattcttttaaaagttcacgttaatgaacgagtaagaaatcaattaagcactattatcttataacgataacaataagaacgaatgcacaagtttataaaatacacgacctttcttttaaaataacaaaacggttttcttgctttaaaacacgatttttgctttttaaaataattcaaagttatgctcaaaggtcttacttttgaatgtagcaaagagtaaagtatttatagcaaaGGAGGAAGCATGGCACTcggttttctcaaaaccctagaggccgaaataataagatatggaaatagaatcatatcttattatttttatccataaaatcttaggaaaagatataattttttaatagattatcttatcatatattcACCTAATATTCTTTCCTTAGTTCCCTAGATATGCcgaaaaaataaggaaaaatcatgacaactttccttattttatttaagcaatctcttagaaaagatataggataaatataagataatctaatcaaatatatacttaatatattttccttaaaccCTAGATAGCCGAAATATAAAATATGTAAccaaatcatatcttattatttctttccttaaaatcttTAGGAAATAATAGAGAATAACCCAAAAGATAATCCATAaattattctcctattatcttttccttaaatcttaagatatgataagatttttccataacaaaaatatcttatcataaataaccatatcaagctaaatataaaagataagttaagataattctagagaataaaatcttaacaataatcaACTTATATCATTAGGTTTACACGAGAGTCCACCCGGCTCATAGGCCTTGTTTTTCGTGAAACCCTAGCTTGacattaggttagatttagggtttaagagtatgctatattagaaaccctaattagcaatatgactcaactcataagttgatccaatatAATTACCAACCATAGGTTTAAAATAAAACCGCACTCTATATGAATATGGGCTTCCTTAATAAATAAATACattttgctaaaacatttaaaagagacaaaaactttttttcaaaaaacaatttgaaaacattttagtcgtgtattgtataaacttgacatctcaatgttatagtagaagagctataacattgagctcttatataagtaatgttatatctgtgaggccataactttaccgatgtaagaagtccattcttacgttaccattacgagataatcacctacgctattctaatcttcgttaggagatcttcgagtgtacgctacttcattattcaagcttgatcaatctttagatGAGCTTTATCTTCTTATGACGCTTGAATAACTCTTTCactatcttgtaatatcttgatccgtAATTGAGGGTTTGATCGcaatatgttcttgtatacttccatcataattctttaatgcttgcgattagtaagtccaatctaaaacactgaacaaacaattacgcccaacgagtatatagaatataaagcactcttgacatcatcaaaacataaacatatatatctatatggttcaacatatGCTATTACATAGAGCTTCTTATCATGTCTTTGACCCAAGAACTCACCCAAATGCaaagtcacttgcatcacacatcaaTTGGAAGGGGATATCCCAATTGGGTGGTTGAACAATTGGAGCCGATACCAAGGTTTGCTTGAGCCTACAAAAAATTTCAACACAAGATTAAATATGAAGGGAGTGTCCTTAGCCAAAAGTGGGGTGAGGGGTTTAGcgatttttgcaaaatctttgatAAATTGTCGGTAAAACCCtgcatggcctaagaaactccgcaCACCCTTGACATTTGTGGGTGGGGGAAGCTTCTCAATCACCTCAACTTTTGCTTTGTCCACTTGGATCCcctccttggaaatcacatgtccTAGAACTAGTCCCTTttgtaccataaaatggcacttctcccaattcaatttcaaattgtatCGGATACAAGTTTGGAGAACAAGGGAGAGATTCTTTAAGCAATCGTCAAAAGAGGTGCCAtggacactaaaatcatccataaacacctccatagaCTTCTCTATGAACTCGAAAAAGATAGACATCATAGCCCGTTGAAATGTCCCGGGAGCATTGCAAAGTCCAAATGGCATTCTCCGATATGCGAAGACACCgtaaggacaagtaaaagtatttttttcttggtcatccgggtgaatgggtatttggaaaaacccggaataaCCGTCAAGAAAGCAAAAATACTCATGGTTTGCAAGTCTCTCGAGCATTTGATTAATAAATGgtaggggaaagtgatctttgaTTGAGGCGGAATTAAGTTTCCTATAATCGATACACATCCTCCATCCCATGACCGGTCGGGTGGAGATGAGTTCACCATCCTCATTCTCAACCACGGTCATAccaccctttttggggacgattTGAACCGGGCTAACCCATTCGCTCCCGGAGATGGAGTAGATAATTCCGGCCTCAAGCAACTTATCAACTTCCTTCCTTACCACCTCCTTCAATTTCTCATTTAACCTTCTCATAGGTTGGGCGGAACGCGTGAATCCATGCTCAAGTGTGATGCAGTGCATGCACACTCGGGGATCAATTCCCGTGAGATCATCGAGGCTATACCCAATGGCTTTCTTGTTTTCCTTAAGGACTTTCAAGAGTTGTTCTTTTTGGGAAGCCGTTACGTCCGCATTGATGATCATGGGGAAGGAGTGTGCCTCATCAAGATAGGCATATTCAAGGGAAGGGGGCAAAGGTTTGAGATCTCCCTTAGGAGGTCTCGGACCCTCAACTTCATCCAAGATAGGTGGTAGAACTTCATAGTCTTCCTCTAAATGGTCCCCCGAACACTTGTCCTTAGCTTATTCAATAACTTCTTCCAACATTTCTATGGAGTAGACACTTTCAAACATGAATGTGACATGGCCCCGGTCAAAGAGAATTCAACAACATTCCCTCCGACCCTGAAGGTGAGCTTCCCCTCTTTGACACTAATATGAACATCTCCGGTTGCTAGGAAatgtcttcctagaatgattggcgTTTGTTGATCCTCCGGACTATCAAGTACGATGAAATCCGCCGGGATATAGAAGTTGCCAACCTTAACCAGTACATCCTCAATCACACCCATCGGTCTTTGAACCGATCTATCCGCAAGTTGTAATGTCATGGAGGTGGGAATCATGTCATGTAACCCAACTTCCCTTGCAATGGGAAGAGGTAGAATGCTAACACTAGCACCAAGATCACAAAGTGCCCTTTTTATGCTCAGATTACCCACCGTGCATGGGttggaaaaactacccggatcttgtAATTTCTCCGGCATGGGATTGAGTAAGATTGCACTACATTCTCCTCTACGAGAGACAAGACCTTCTCCTCCAATGCTTCTCTTCTTGGTCAACACATCCTTCAAGAATTTTGTGTAGAGCGGCATTTGTGTCACTACCTCGGTGAAAGGCAATGAAACTTCAAGCTTCTTCAACATGTCCAAGAATTTGGAGAATTTCCTCTCCTCATTGATGGCTCTACCTCTATTAGGAAATGGGATTGGAGAGTTAATGATCTTTTTGGGATATGAGGCTTGCTTGGTGTTAGCcacttcacttgcttcttcaccttTCTCTTTATTTCTTTCAACCACTTTCTCTTGGTCTCTTTCAACCACTATCTCTTCCAAAACAAAATTGTCATCATCCTCGACATAGTCACCCAATTTCCCTTACTTGGTGTGGTCAACCCGACTTGACGGTGAGGGAGGTGGACTCTCCTCACCATCTCTCATCACATCTCTCTTCCTCTTAGTTTCATAGTCCTTGTAAAGGTCCTCCAAGTCTTTCCCACTCCTCAAGGTCACCACATGTtcttgttggtgtggtggtggtccaTCCCTAGGATGGGAACCTTGAGGAGGCAATGAGTGAGGAGCCCTTTGAGAagaagaagggttttggtttgccATATATGAATCAAAAGTCCTTTGATGTGCTTGGACGTTTGATAGTTCAGTCTTCAAGGCTTTGAATTGACTATCCACTTTGGCATCCACGTCCCTTAGCAATTTCTCAAGGGAAGAGTTGGGATTAGGTGGTTCTATGTATTGTTGGTTTTGTGGAGGTTGGTTGatattttgttattgttgatacCCTTGTTTTTGGTATCCTTATTGTTGGTTGTATGGTTGATGAGATTGTTGGTTAGAGTTGTAGCCTTGTTGTTGGTATGGAGGGTTTTAGTTTTGGTTGCGGTAGTTATCTCTTTGATGAGGTGGGATGTAGTTTGGATTATCATGTTGTCTTTGGCCTCGGTAGTTGGAGCCTTGGCCATGTTTTTGGTTGTATAGCCTAGAATTATCGGGTTTGGATGGAGACATATATTGAGGTTATTGGTATTTGGGGTCCAATGGTTGCCCCGCATATGAAAGCTTCAGGTCTTGGTTAGGGAAGGCGCGGTAGAAGGTCTCATGACGTTGGTAGGAGACCCTAGGTGCACCTTGCCCTTGATGAGAAAAGCACTCTTGTTGATCTTCTTGAGGAATAGATGAACAATACTCAATGGTGTGCCCCACACcgccacaataatcgcaaaacATTTGAGGAGGATAATGCATAGGTGGGGACCTAGGTTCTTGTACGTAGTAAACTTTGGAATGGCTAGGTCCACCTTCATTGGCATGTTTCGAGTCTCCATGCTTCATTGCTAATTTGAATTCTTCAAATTCCTTTGTCAAGGCATCCAATTTCGCCTTATACTCCGTCTCTACCTTGGAGGATCCTTCACTTTTGTAGTCCATATCTCTAGCATAACTACTCTCCATCTCGGAAATGTTTTGAATCATTTCCGTGATTTGAATGTTACTTATTCCATCAAAATTTCCACCCGATGCCGCCACGATCATGTCCCAGAACCGTTGTTCAAGAGTTTGAAAAAAAGTTTGGGTGGTCATCAATTTCGGGATGCCATGGTGGGACAAGATGCTAGAAGGTCTCTAAAATGCTCTCAAGCTTCACTTAGAGACTCCATTGTTCTTTGTTTAAAATTTTGAATCTTATGGCGAATTCTTGTCGTTTTAGAAGGTGGGTAGAACTTGTTGATGAATGCCTTGGATAGAGCTTCCCAAGTAGTGAACGTGCCTGGCTCATGGGAGTTCAACCATTTCTTAGCGTTGTCCTTCAATGTAATGGGCAAGAGCATCAAGAGCATTTGCTCCTCCGTCACACCATTATGCTTAATGGAACCCGCTTTCTCCTTGAAGGTCGTAAGATGTTGGTGTGCATCTTCATTCTTCATCCTATGGAAAGTGTCTTGTTGCATGTAGTTGATTACATGATGCCAGAGTTCAAATGTATTGGGAGCAAGGGCCCCATAGTTGATAGCCGAACATGCACGATTGGGGTCCGGTCTATTGTAATATCCCATAGGTTGGTCCGCCATGTCTTCGTTTATGAGAATGTTTCGTGGAGATTCAGGGTCGTTTGTGTGGTTAGAATGTTGTGAGTGAGTTGGTGAGTTAATGGGAGAGTTATGAGATGGAGAATTATGTGGTGGAGAGTTATGTGGAATGTGAAGGGGTGATTGGGTGGAGGAAGAGGGTGGTTGGTGTAAGTTATCAATTGTGGAATTTTGGGTAATGGGTGGGTTAAGAAAGGGTGGAGATCCTCGAATTGCGGAAAGAGctaatcttcttcttgcccggaaTGTCTTCTCGATCTCGTGATTAAGTGGGAAAAGAGGTCCGATGTAGCACCTATTCATGCACTTAACAAAAGATCAAATAGTCCTAATGCAAGAGTTGCACTAGGACAAGGAGAgaaaacaaacaagcaaacaacaaaTAAAAGAACTAAGCCTAGATGAAAACATCTAATCCTATCCAATATTGCCGTCCCCGGCAACGCTGCCAAAAACTTCACGTGTTTTTAATTTGTAACCTTACAAGTGTACGAGGATGTCGCGAATATGTGAGGGTCGAACCCAATGGACGGAGATTATGGCTCTAAGATTGGTTGCCTAGACACTAGTTTAATTCAACTAAAATAGATTTGAGTTGGTTTAATTAACTAAAGAGAACTACTAAACAACAAAAATTAGACAAATGCTATGGAtggtgattaacaataattaagagacTAGGATATTGGGCTCACTCATATGGTTAAGGGGAGACATGCATAGGGTGATGAATTCGAAAGCAAAAGCATAGAaaagactctatctctcgatatgtGACTAATCCCTAAGCTAAGATCGATTAAGTCCTCACCTAATCAACTCAACTACAATTTTATCATGCCAATCCTACTTACTAGCCAAGTTCTCACTTAACAAGAAAAGATAGATAGTAGAAGCAATTAAATCCTCATTCAAGCATTAACACAAACACCTAGCATGCATAAtaaaattgaaatgcttaaattCAAGAATTATAATCCTTCTATGCTATGATCTACCCTCATGAATCCATATGAGATCCCCCTCCATCCTAGTAGAGCACTACTCACACATATTGTTGATAACAAACACAAAAGATGGATGCTTTGACATGTAACAAGTAAGAGGAGACATAGTATGAAGATGGATTAACTAAATAACttgaatatataaacaattgaaagataaataacaacaacgaagagattataccaataatGAAGACAAAGTTGCAATATTTgattaaatggaagaacaatcttcaccaatctccaatttacaacccaatactaaatgtaaacaaACCAACAATACTATTTCTAAGCTAAAACAACAAGTAACTAAagattgattaaggaaagattgaagttttgattaagggtttgcataagattaaggtagtaatttcagatctagggtatTGTGTTTACAATTgattaggggaggggtatttatactatttCATTGGATTAGGGAAAAAGAGGGAATATAGCCCAATTTGTCGCAGCTGTCGTTCTGTGTCGGCAGACCGGCTGCCGGGCACCCCAACCGATAGCGTCCTCTTCCTATTTTGGCAGAAATAATTCCTAAAATTTGGCTAAGTATGGGaatgtgttccctgccggtggaccggttGCCGGCCAGCCGACAGAGAACACTTCTCTCAGCTTTTTCCTTTCTCTCCGCAGCTGGCAGTgctctctgccggtggaccggctgctgGCCAGCCGGCAAAGAGTACTGCTGCAGTATTTCACCTTCTCTTTTTCATGCATAATCACGGAACCGCCTCTCTTGCCCGATTATCTATAACCGCTTCAAATCCTGCAAGAGGGGCACAAAAATCATAGATACGGATATCGAGCGCAAAATGCAAGGTAAGGCATACAAAACCGACTCAATAGGAGTCGAAAAGCATGAATGAAGAAGGGAAATATGGTGGAAATAAGTCATATATCAATGTCCAAAACAAAACAGTTTACAACTTCGAA
Protein-coding sequences here:
- the LOC141620098 gene encoding uncharacterized protein LOC141620098 — protein: MANQNPSSSQRAPHSLPPQGSHPRDGPPPHQQEHVVTLRSGKDLEDLYKDYETKRKRDVMRDEIVVERDQEKVVERNKEKGEEASEVANTKQASYPKKIINSPIPFPNRGRAINEERKFSKFLDMLKKLEVSLPFTEVVTQMPLYTKFLKDVLTKKRSIGGEGLVSRRGECSAILLNPMPEKLQDPGSFSNPCTVGNLSIKRALCDLGASVSILPLPIAREVGLHDMIPTSMTLQLADRSVQRPMGVIEDVLVKVGNFYIPADFIVLDSPEDQQTPIILGRHFLATGDVHISVKEGKLTFRVGGNVVEFSLTGAMSHSCLKVSTP